A genomic stretch from Hemicordylus capensis ecotype Gifberg chromosome 1, rHemCap1.1.pri, whole genome shotgun sequence includes:
- the VCPKMT gene encoding protein N-lysine methyltransferase METTL21D isoform X2 — protein MASSSSSSSGPALLFERELARRGGRGGERLRLAQRSAGGTGSVVWDAALVLARFLEKSAAAEEEELEGEAAAAAAPGPGRRRLLPLRRKAVLELGAGPGLVGLMAACLGANVTVTDLEEVQDLIEMNIENNQHLLTGSIRAKVLKWGEEVTDFLPAPDYILMADCIYYEESLEPLLKTLKDLAGPETRILCCYEERTLGKNPEVEKRFFELLQRGFELEKVPLDEHDEEYRSEDIHIFIIRRKKVNPPS, from the exons atggcgtcgtcgtcgtcgtcgtcgtcgggCCCGGCGCTGCTGTTCGAGCGGGAGCTGGCGCGGCGGGGCGGCCGCGGCGGGGAGCGGCTCCGGCTGGCGCAGCGCTCGGCCGGCGGGACGGGCTCGGTGGTGTGGGACGCCGCCCTGGTGCTCGCCCGCTTCCTGGAGAAGAGCGCGGCggccgaggaggaggagctggagggagaagcagccgccgccgccgcccccggcccaggccgccgccgcctccttccgCTCCGGCGCAAGGCCGTGCTGGAGCTGGGCGCCGGCCCCGGCCTGGTGGGCCTCATGGCCGCCTGCCTCGG AGCAAATGTTACCGTTACGGATCTCGAGGAAGTTCAAGATCTAATAGAAATGAACATTGAGAACAACCAGCATCTTCTCACGGGGTCCATTCGAGCCAAGGTATTGAAATG GGGTGAAGAAGTGACAGATTTCCTTCCTGCACCGGATTACATATTGATGGCAGACTGCATCTACTATGAAGAG TCACTGGAGCCATTGCTGAAGACCCTGAAGGACCTGGCAGGCCCTGAAACCCGCATCCTTTGCTGCTATGAAGAAAGGACTCTAGGGAAGAACCCGGAAGTGGAGAAAAGATTCTTTGAG CTGCTTCAAAGGGGTTTTGAGTTGGAGAAGGTTCCCCTGGATGAGCATGATGAGGAGTACCGGAGTGAGGACATCCATATCTTTATCATCCGAAGGAAGAAAGTG AATCCTCCATCGTGA
- the VCPKMT gene encoding protein N-lysine methyltransferase METTL21D isoform X1 yields the protein MASSSSSSSGPALLFERELARRGGRGGERLRLAQRSAGGTGSVVWDAALVLARFLEKSAAAEEEELEGEAAAAAAPGPGRRRLLPLRRKAVLELGAGPGLVGLMAACLGANVTVTDLEEVQDLIEMNIENNQHLLTGSIRAKVLKCGSSVLLFFLSRGEEVTDFLPAPDYILMADCIYYEESLEPLLKTLKDLAGPETRILCCYEERTLGKNPEVEKRFFELLQRGFELEKVPLDEHDEEYRSEDIHIFIIRRKKVNPPS from the exons atggcgtcgtcgtcgtcgtcgtcgtcgggCCCGGCGCTGCTGTTCGAGCGGGAGCTGGCGCGGCGGGGCGGCCGCGGCGGGGAGCGGCTCCGGCTGGCGCAGCGCTCGGCCGGCGGGACGGGCTCGGTGGTGTGGGACGCCGCCCTGGTGCTCGCCCGCTTCCTGGAGAAGAGCGCGGCggccgaggaggaggagctggagggagaagcagccgccgccgccgcccccggcccaggccgccgccgcctccttccgCTCCGGCGCAAGGCCGTGCTGGAGCTGGGCGCCGGCCCCGGCCTGGTGGGCCTCATGGCCGCCTGCCTCGG AGCAAATGTTACCGTTACGGATCTCGAGGAAGTTCAAGATCTAATAGAAATGAACATTGAGAACAACCAGCATCTTCTCACGGGGTCCATTCGAGCCAAGGTATTGAAATG TGGGAGTTCTGTCCTGCTCTTCTTCTTGTCAAGGGGTGAAGAAGTGACAGATTTCCTTCCTGCACCGGATTACATATTGATGGCAGACTGCATCTACTATGAAGAG TCACTGGAGCCATTGCTGAAGACCCTGAAGGACCTGGCAGGCCCTGAAACCCGCATCCTTTGCTGCTATGAAGAAAGGACTCTAGGGAAGAACCCGGAAGTGGAGAAAAGATTCTTTGAG CTGCTTCAAAGGGGTTTTGAGTTGGAGAAGGTTCCCCTGGATGAGCATGATGAGGAGTACCGGAGTGAGGACATCCATATCTTTATCATCCGAAGGAAGAAAGTG AATCCTCCATCGTGA
- the VCPKMT gene encoding protein N-lysine methyltransferase METTL21D isoform X3 produces MASSSSSSSGPALLFERELARRGGRGGERLRLAQRSAGGTGSVVWDAALVLARFLEKSAAAEEEELEGEAAAAAAPGPGRRRLLPLRRKAVLELGAGPGLVGLMAACLGANVTVTDLEEVQDLIEMNIENNQHLLTGSIRAKSLEPLLKTLKDLAGPETRILCCYEERTLGKNPEVEKRFFELLQRGFELEKVPLDEHDEEYRSEDIHIFIIRRKKVNPPS; encoded by the exons atggcgtcgtcgtcgtcgtcgtcgtcgggCCCGGCGCTGCTGTTCGAGCGGGAGCTGGCGCGGCGGGGCGGCCGCGGCGGGGAGCGGCTCCGGCTGGCGCAGCGCTCGGCCGGCGGGACGGGCTCGGTGGTGTGGGACGCCGCCCTGGTGCTCGCCCGCTTCCTGGAGAAGAGCGCGGCggccgaggaggaggagctggagggagaagcagccgccgccgccgcccccggcccaggccgccgccgcctccttccgCTCCGGCGCAAGGCCGTGCTGGAGCTGGGCGCCGGCCCCGGCCTGGTGGGCCTCATGGCCGCCTGCCTCGG AGCAAATGTTACCGTTACGGATCTCGAGGAAGTTCAAGATCTAATAGAAATGAACATTGAGAACAACCAGCATCTTCTCACGGGGTCCATTCGAGCCAAG TCACTGGAGCCATTGCTGAAGACCCTGAAGGACCTGGCAGGCCCTGAAACCCGCATCCTTTGCTGCTATGAAGAAAGGACTCTAGGGAAGAACCCGGAAGTGGAGAAAAGATTCTTTGAG CTGCTTCAAAGGGGTTTTGAGTTGGAGAAGGTTCCCCTGGATGAGCATGATGAGGAGTACCGGAGTGAGGACATCCATATCTTTATCATCCGAAGGAAGAAAGTG AATCCTCCATCGTGA